One genomic region from Conexibacter woesei DSM 14684 encodes:
- a CDS encoding ABC transporter ATP-binding protein, whose protein sequence is MSDVLVRARDLRVHFPLGGGVLSRSSAQVRAVDGVELEIRRGETLGLVGESGCGKSTLGRALVRLVRPTGGSVEFDGTDVARLPRRGRGRGDGSGRDGRGALAREMQIVFQDPVGSLNPRMKVGAIVAEGLASNRIGTRASRRELVVEMLERVGLGSDAVDRYPHEFSGGQRQRIVIARALAVGARFVVADEPVSALDVSVQSQVLNLFVRLKRELDLTYVFVAHDLAVVGYVSDRIAVMYLGKIVELGPAQALISAPRHPYTRALLSAVPQARVGARRERTALTGDVPNPIDPPSGCRFRTRCPMAAAICAEQEPPLRTHGDGHLAACHFAEAV, encoded by the coding sequence ATGAGCGACGTCCTGGTCCGTGCCCGCGACCTGCGGGTGCACTTCCCGCTCGGCGGCGGCGTGCTGTCGCGCTCCTCGGCGCAGGTGCGCGCGGTCGACGGCGTCGAGCTGGAGATCCGCCGCGGCGAGACGCTCGGACTCGTCGGCGAGTCCGGCTGCGGCAAGTCGACGCTCGGTCGTGCGCTCGTGCGGCTGGTGAGACCGACCGGCGGCAGCGTCGAGTTCGACGGCACCGACGTCGCGCGGCTGCCGCGTCGTGGCCGCGGGCGCGGCGACGGCAGCGGCCGCGACGGGCGCGGTGCGCTCGCGCGCGAGATGCAGATCGTCTTCCAGGATCCGGTCGGCTCGCTCAACCCGCGCATGAAGGTCGGCGCGATCGTCGCCGAGGGATTGGCGAGCAACCGCATCGGGACGCGCGCCTCGCGCCGCGAGCTGGTCGTCGAGATGCTGGAGCGGGTCGGCCTCGGCAGCGACGCCGTCGACCGCTATCCGCACGAGTTCTCCGGCGGCCAGCGGCAGCGGATCGTGATCGCCCGCGCACTGGCGGTCGGCGCGCGCTTCGTCGTCGCGGACGAGCCGGTCTCGGCGCTCGACGTCTCGGTCCAGTCGCAGGTGCTGAACCTGTTCGTCCGGCTCAAGCGCGAGCTGGACCTGACGTACGTCTTCGTCGCGCACGACCTCGCCGTCGTCGGCTACGTCAGCGATCGGATCGCGGTGATGTACCTCGGCAAGATCGTCGAGCTGGGGCCGGCGCAGGCGCTGATCTCCGCTCCCCGCCACCCCTACACGCGGGCACTGCTGTCGGCGGTGCCGCAGGCGCGCGTCGGCGCCCGCCGCGAACGCACCGCGCTGACCGGCGACGTCCCGAACCCGATCGACCCGCCGTCCGGCTGCCGCTTTCGCACCCGCTGCCCGATGGCGGCGGCGATCTGCGCCGAGCAGGAGCCGCCGCTGCGGACCCACGGCGACGGCCACCTCGCCGCCTGTCACTTCGCCGAGGCCGTCTAG
- a CDS encoding polysaccharide deacetylase family protein has translation MSGVPPNIVRRRVMALLVLVAALAVVVALVVTVAGGGDDDPASARADAGAAAKTTGARARGDGGRAGGGSAAGAAASPTAGRDMGRPGPPRPVPILMYHVTTDPPANAPFPDLYVRASEFADQMQALKQAGYVAVTQQELWDAWHRGGPLPARAVVVSIDDGYRSNYLNARPVLRRLGWPAVLNLKVGNLSEPEYGLTDGQVKELIADGWEIDSHTIDHPDLTTVDAATLAREVAESRAELQRRFGVPVNFFCYPAGRYDDTVIAAVERAGYLAATTVEPGLAQPDAGSPFALNRVRVNSGVSGASLVSQLADLGA, from the coding sequence ATGTCAGGGGTCCCGCCGAACATCGTGCGCCGGCGCGTCATGGCGCTGCTCGTGCTCGTCGCCGCGCTGGCGGTCGTCGTCGCGCTCGTCGTCACGGTCGCCGGCGGCGGTGATGACGATCCGGCGTCCGCGCGCGCAGACGCCGGCGCCGCGGCGAAGACGACCGGCGCCAGAGCGCGCGGCGACGGCGGCAGAGCAGGCGGCGGGAGCGCCGCGGGCGCCGCCGCCTCCCCGACCGCCGGGCGCGACATGGGCAGACCGGGGCCGCCGCGCCCGGTCCCGATCCTGATGTACCACGTCACGACCGACCCGCCCGCGAACGCGCCGTTCCCCGACCTCTACGTCAGAGCGTCCGAGTTCGCCGACCAGATGCAGGCGCTGAAGCAGGCGGGCTACGTCGCCGTCACGCAGCAGGAGCTGTGGGACGCGTGGCACAGAGGCGGACCGCTGCCGGCCAGAGCGGTCGTCGTCTCGATCGACGACGGCTACCGCTCCAACTACCTCAACGCCCGCCCGGTGCTGAGAAGACTCGGCTGGCCGGCGGTCCTCAACCTCAAGGTCGGCAACCTCTCCGAGCCCGAGTACGGCCTCACCGACGGGCAGGTGAAGGAGCTGATCGCCGACGGCTGGGAGATCGACTCCCACACGATCGACCACCCCGACCTGACGACCGTCGACGCGGCGACGCTCGCACGCGAGGTCGCGGAGTCGCGCGCCGAGCTGCAGCGCCGCTTCGGCGTCCCGGTCAACTTCTTCTGCTACCCCGCCGGCAGATACGACGACACGGTGATCGCAGCCGTCGAGAGAGCGGGCTACCTCGCCGCCACGACGGTCGAGCCCGGGCTCGCGCAGCCGGACGCCGGCTCGCCGTTCGCGCTCAACCGCGTGCGCGTCAACAGCGGCGTCTCGGGCGCCTCGCTCGTCTCGCAGCTCGCCGACCTCGGCGCGTAG
- a CDS encoding ABC transporter permease, protein MSAPATVATAAEVEVGATGASARRRVRLSPMLRTPIAIAGLSIVLLTVFVAVAGPWIWTTDPYAADAARLQPPSWAHPMGTDELGRDTLARVIYGARVSLEVGLSAVGVAALLGSLIGLVAAFYGRWVDTALMRFVDVLFALPALVLAIVVAGLLGPSRTNAMLAIGIAYAPAFARVVRSAALSVMTQPYIEAARALGTSSATTIRRHLLPNVMAPLVVMASTYLGTAILAEASLSFLGLGTQPPQPSWGGMLSSARTYMLVSPWVAIFPGLAIMVVVLGVNLLGDALRDGLDPKLRGRR, encoded by the coding sequence ATGAGCGCGCCCGCCACCGTCGCCACCGCCGCCGAGGTCGAGGTCGGCGCGACCGGCGCGAGCGCCCGCCGGCGCGTCCGGCTCTCGCCGATGCTGCGCACCCCGATCGCGATCGCTGGCCTGTCGATCGTGCTGCTGACCGTGTTCGTCGCGGTCGCCGGACCGTGGATCTGGACGACCGATCCGTACGCCGCCGACGCCGCCCGTCTGCAGCCGCCGTCGTGGGCCCATCCGATGGGCACCGACGAGCTCGGCCGCGACACGCTCGCGCGCGTCATCTACGGCGCCCGCGTCTCGCTCGAGGTCGGCCTCTCGGCCGTCGGCGTCGCGGCGCTGCTGGGCTCGCTGATCGGCCTGGTCGCCGCCTTCTACGGACGCTGGGTCGACACCGCGCTGATGCGCTTCGTCGACGTCCTCTTCGCGCTCCCCGCGCTCGTCCTCGCGATCGTCGTCGCCGGCCTGCTCGGCCCCAGCCGCACGAACGCGATGCTGGCGATCGGGATCGCCTACGCGCCGGCGTTCGCGCGCGTCGTCCGCTCGGCCGCGCTGTCGGTCATGACGCAGCCGTACATCGAGGCCGCGAGAGCGCTCGGCACATCCAGCGCGACGACGATCCGCCGCCACCTGCTGCCGAACGTGATGGCGCCCCTCGTCGTGATGGCGAGCACCTACCTGGGGACGGCGATCCTCGCGGAGGCGTCGCTGAGCTTCCTCGGGCTCGGCACCCAGCCGCCGCAGCCGTCGTGGGGCGGGATGCTCAGCTCGGCGCGCACGTACATGCTCGTCTCCCCCTGGGTGGCGATCTTCCCCGGCCTCGCGATCATGGTCGTCGTCCTCGGGGTCAACCTCCTCGGCGACGCGCTGCGCGACGGCCTCGACCCGAAGCTGCGAGGGCGGAGATGA
- a CDS encoding ABC transporter ATP-binding protein, whose translation MTDGTLLTVERLDVRFRTAGGWTQVVDGVDLTVGAGETLCVVGESGSGKSVTALALMGLLDAGAARVEGRIDFGGRDLAALSERDWQRVRGNDVAMIFQEPMSSLNPVLRIGDQIAESVLLHSDADKAAADRRAVELLRLVGIPAPERRARDYPHQLSGGMRQRVMIAIALSCSPRLLIADEPTTALDVTIQAQILELIGELRERLEMAVLLITHDLGVVAETADRVAVMYAGKIVEQGDVKAVFEDPQHPYTAALLRAIPVLGSTYAEPLYAIPGTVPSPGGWPDGCRFAARCEHVHAACAQDPPAFARGSHFARCWLRDPDAEERR comes from the coding sequence ATGACGGACGGAACGCTGCTGACCGTCGAGCGGCTCGACGTGCGCTTCCGCACCGCCGGCGGCTGGACGCAGGTCGTCGACGGCGTCGACCTGACCGTCGGCGCCGGCGAGACGCTGTGCGTCGTCGGCGAGTCGGGCTCCGGCAAGAGCGTCACCGCGCTCGCGCTGATGGGCCTGCTCGACGCGGGCGCCGCGCGCGTCGAGGGCCGGATCGACTTCGGCGGCCGCGACCTCGCCGCGCTCTCCGAGCGCGACTGGCAGCGCGTCCGCGGCAACGACGTCGCGATGATCTTCCAGGAGCCGATGAGCTCGCTGAACCCGGTGCTGCGGATCGGCGACCAGATCGCCGAGTCGGTGCTGCTGCACTCCGACGCGGACAAGGCCGCCGCCGACCGCCGCGCCGTCGAGCTGCTGAGGCTCGTCGGGATCCCGGCGCCGGAGCGGCGCGCGCGCGACTATCCCCACCAGCTGTCCGGCGGGATGCGCCAGCGCGTGATGATCGCGATCGCGCTGAGCTGCAGTCCGCGGCTGCTGATCGCCGACGAGCCGACGACCGCGCTCGACGTGACGATCCAGGCGCAGATCCTGGAGCTGATCGGCGAGCTGCGCGAGCGGCTGGAGATGGCGGTGCTGCTGATCACCCACGACCTCGGCGTCGTCGCCGAGACGGCCGATCGCGTCGCCGTCATGTACGCCGGCAAGATCGTCGAGCAGGGCGACGTCAAGGCCGTCTTCGAGGATCCGCAGCACCCGTACACCGCCGCGCTGCTGCGGGCGATCCCGGTGCTCGGCTCGACGTACGCCGAGCCGCTCTACGCGATCCCCGGGACGGTCCCGAGCCCCGGCGGCTGGCCGGACGGCTGCCGCTTCGCCGCCCGCTGCGAGCACGTCCACGCCGCGTGCGCGCAGGACCCGCCCGCGTTCGCGCGCGGCTCCCACTTCGCGCGCTGCTGGCTGCGCGACCCCGACGCCGAGGAGCGCAGATGA
- a CDS encoding protein-L-isoaspartate(D-aspartate) O-methyltransferase: MDPAAELARSLRSVVADARVLAAIAAVPRELFVPEALRERAYDNVALPIGQGQTISQPLVVARMLEVLDLGPDDDVLDVGTGSGYHAALLARLVRHVWTIERHRRLSAAAEGNLRAAGVENVTVLVGDGSRGLDEQAPFDAINVAAAAWPQVPAALERQLARGGRLVAPVGASGQQLVLVERGADGELRRTALEAVRFVPLIEGEP, translated from the coding sequence ATGGATCCGGCAGCCGAGCTGGCGCGATCGCTGCGCAGCGTCGTCGCCGACGCGCGCGTGCTCGCCGCGATCGCGGCGGTGCCGCGCGAGCTGTTCGTGCCCGAGGCGCTGCGCGAGCGCGCCTACGACAACGTCGCGCTGCCGATCGGCCAGGGGCAGACGATCTCTCAGCCGCTCGTCGTCGCGCGGATGCTGGAGGTGCTCGACCTCGGACCAGACGACGACGTGCTCGACGTCGGCACCGGCTCCGGGTACCACGCGGCGCTGCTGGCCCGGCTCGTGCGGCACGTCTGGACGATCGAGCGGCACCGCCGGCTGAGCGCCGCCGCGGAGGGCAACCTGCGCGCGGCGGGCGTCGAGAACGTGACCGTGCTCGTCGGCGACGGCTCGCGCGGGCTCGACGAGCAGGCGCCGTTCGACGCGATCAACGTCGCGGCGGCGGCGTGGCCGCAGGTGCCGGCGGCGCTCGAACGCCAGCTCGCACGCGGCGGCCGGCTCGTCGCGCCGGTCGGCGCGAGCGGCCAGCAGCTCGTGCTGGTGGAGCGCGGCGCCGACGGCGAGCTGCGCCGCACGGCGCTGGAAGCGGTCCGCTTCGTGCCGCTGATCGAGGGCGAGCCCTAG
- a CDS encoding LacI family DNA-binding transcriptional regulator, producing the protein MAVTSRDIAREIGLSQSTVSRALRGDPRVTPATRERVREAAERLRYVPDAAARTLTTGRTQIVGVVVADITNPFYPEIVEVLHGELGQEGYATVLLNEPRADDLAGQLRGRSVDGLIVVSALLDEQFARQLSRLGMPVVLLNRDVDDTAVDCVVSDNVAGGALAADHLLALGHRRIGLVAGPANTSTARDRERGMRQALAQHGVPLDDSLRRSGSFSHHSGHQGCLELLRLPQPPTALVCASDVVAFGALDAAKRLGVAVPERLAVVGYDDVAMAGWEAFSLTTIRQPMAQMARRAVQLLMERLRPGTSGEEPQREVFPPHLVKRETTAPPA; encoded by the coding sequence ATGGCCGTCACGAGTCGGGACATCGCACGTGAGATCGGGCTGTCGCAGTCGACCGTCTCGCGCGCGCTGCGGGGCGATCCGCGCGTCACCCCCGCGACGCGCGAACGGGTGCGCGAGGCGGCGGAACGACTCCGCTACGTCCCCGACGCCGCGGCGCGCACGCTCACGACCGGCCGCACGCAGATCGTCGGCGTCGTCGTCGCCGACATCACGAACCCGTTCTATCCGGAGATCGTCGAGGTCCTCCACGGCGAGCTGGGGCAGGAGGGCTACGCGACCGTGCTGCTCAACGAGCCGCGCGCCGACGACCTCGCCGGCCAGCTGCGCGGCCGCTCCGTCGACGGGCTGATCGTCGTCTCCGCGCTGCTCGACGAGCAGTTCGCGCGTCAGCTCTCGCGGCTCGGGATGCCGGTCGTGCTGCTCAACCGCGACGTCGACGACACCGCCGTCGACTGCGTCGTCTCCGACAACGTCGCCGGCGGCGCGCTCGCCGCAGACCACCTGCTCGCGCTCGGCCACCGCCGCATCGGCCTCGTCGCCGGCCCCGCCAACACCTCGACGGCGCGCGATCGCGAGCGCGGCATGCGCCAAGCGCTCGCGCAGCACGGCGTCCCGCTCGACGACAGCCTCCGCCGCAGCGGCTCGTTCTCGCACCACTCCGGCCATCAGGGCTGCCTCGAGCTGCTGCGCCTGCCGCAGCCGCCGACCGCGCTCGTCTGCGCGAGCGACGTCGTCGCCTTCGGGGCGCTCGACGCCGCGAAGCGGCTCGGCGTCGCGGTTCCCGAGCGCCTCGCGGTCGTCGGCTACGACGACGTCGCGATGGCCGGATGGGAGGCCTTCTCGCTGACGACGATCCGCCAGCCGATGGCGCAGATGGCGCGGCGTGCGGTGCAGCTGCTGATGGAGCGGCTGCGGCCGGGCACGAGCGGCGAGGAGCCGCAGCGCGAGGTCTTCCCGCCGCACCTCGTCAAGCGCGAGACGACCGCGCCGCCTGCCTGA
- a CDS encoding ABC transporter substrate-binding protein, translated as MRMRDLRPSRRELLQGGGAAVGLLGLGGVLSACGGGESTSRAGSSQAAATGERGGEITWGLAADPVFMVPFGATLGATREATEPIYESLLTWDRDLRIVPALAASYSSPDDTTYEFVLRDGARFHDGRPVRASDVVYSIGLQRRPPPPGTPDMAVHVPAIKDVVAVDERTVRISMDGPDARLPGFLAWGRHSSIVPEGMYDDIDPRTEANGTGPFRLVGYKQNDRVTFEANRDYWQSSMPGVDRMTLRVMTDEQGRLAALRAGDIDGCSVSPDLSEVLAADPNVEVLKGLVAAHRELQFTIKTGERKPWHDKRVRQAINHAIDRQDLIERVYAGSAEFSGVVPPGYGDWPLADEELRSDLLAHDPERARALLAAAGFGDGFTIELEVASTTTDLVKTAEILQQQLADVGVELKIRPIELAAFAKNNGEGRFDLHLTYRGMRGDVAGYVSDFDPSQPLYRDVWFPGATDVDPELGRLIRQGATTIAEADRRPIYEQVQRLALAEALHVPLCNPYKFQAVSKRVSGMYVAYTDFNPGLATARVTAS; from the coding sequence ATGCGAATGCGAGACCTGCGGCCCAGCCGACGGGAGCTGCTGCAAGGAGGCGGGGCGGCGGTCGGCCTCCTCGGCCTCGGCGGAGTCCTCTCCGCGTGCGGTGGAGGCGAGTCGACGAGCAGAGCGGGATCGAGCCAGGCCGCCGCGACCGGCGAGCGCGGCGGCGAGATCACCTGGGGCCTCGCCGCCGATCCCGTCTTCATGGTCCCGTTCGGTGCGACGCTCGGCGCGACGCGCGAGGCGACCGAGCCGATCTACGAGTCGCTGCTGACGTGGGACCGCGACCTCAGAATCGTGCCGGCGCTCGCCGCGTCCTACAGCTCGCCGGACGACACGACGTACGAGTTCGTCCTGCGCGACGGCGCGAGATTCCACGACGGCAGACCGGTCCGTGCGAGCGACGTCGTGTACTCGATCGGCCTCCAGCGCAGACCGCCGCCGCCCGGCACGCCCGACATGGCCGTGCACGTGCCGGCGATCAAGGACGTCGTCGCCGTCGACGAGAGAACGGTCCGCATCAGCATGGACGGGCCGGACGCGCGCCTGCCCGGCTTCCTCGCCTGGGGCCGTCACTCCTCGATCGTGCCGGAGGGGATGTACGACGACATCGACCCGCGCACCGAGGCGAACGGGACCGGGCCGTTCAGACTCGTCGGCTACAAGCAGAACGACCGCGTCACGTTCGAGGCCAACAGGGACTACTGGCAGTCCTCGATGCCCGGCGTCGACAGAATGACGCTGCGCGTGATGACCGACGAGCAGGGTCGCCTCGCCGCGCTGCGCGCCGGCGATATCGACGGCTGCTCGGTCTCGCCCGACCTCTCCGAGGTGCTCGCCGCCGATCCGAACGTCGAGGTGCTGAAGGGCCTCGTCGCCGCGCACCGCGAGCTGCAGTTCACGATCAAGACCGGCGAGAGAAAGCCGTGGCACGACAAGCGCGTGCGACAGGCGATCAACCACGCGATCGACCGCCAGGACCTGATCGAGCGCGTCTACGCCGGCAGCGCCGAGTTCTCCGGCGTCGTCCCGCCCGGCTACGGCGACTGGCCGCTCGCCGACGAGGAGCTGCGCAGCGATCTGCTCGCGCACGACCCCGAGAGAGCGAGAGCGCTGCTCGCTGCCGCCGGCTTCGGCGACGGCTTCACGATCGAGCTGGAGGTCGCCTCGACGACGACCGACCTCGTCAAGACCGCCGAGATCCTGCAGCAGCAGCTCGCGGACGTCGGCGTCGAGCTGAAGATCCGGCCGATCGAGCTGGCCGCCTTCGCGAAGAACAACGGCGAGGGCAGATTCGACCTCCACCTCACCTACCGCGGGATGCGCGGTGACGTCGCCGGCTACGTCAGCGACTTCGATCCCTCGCAGCCGCTGTACAGAGACGTCTGGTTCCCCGGCGCGACCGACGTCGACCCCGAGCTCGGCAGGCTGATCAGACAGGGCGCGACGACGATCGCCGAGGCCGACCGGCGGCCGATCTACGAGCAGGTCCAGCGGCTCGCGCTGGCCGAGGCGCTGCACGTCCCGCTCTGCAACCCCTACAAGTTCCAGGCCGTCTCCAAGCGCGTCTCCGGGATGTACGTCGCCTACACCGACTTCAACCCCGGACTGGCGACCGCCCGCGTGACCGCGAGCTGA
- a CDS encoding ABC transporter permease — protein sequence MARYLASRVAQLGLTLLGVSVVIFLLVRLLPGDVLDASSGDTVAGSSEGRDALREALGLADPLPVQYFDWIKGLVTGDLGVSLRSGEPLANLLSTALPMTLEIVLLGVAIALLVGIPLGVLSAVRSGRAIDYVGRAIGMIGVSLPSFWLATLMLLVTSSAFGWVPSSTYISPFEDPLGNLAALILPALCISVYMLALVMRMVRATMLEVLGEDYVRTARAKGAAPRTVVVRHALRNALLPVITVSAFEVGVLLASTALIEVVFGLPGLGNLLVQGIFNRDYAVIQTVTLLLAATFVLMNLIADVLYALVDPRVELR from the coding sequence GTGGCGCGCTACCTCGCCAGCCGCGTCGCGCAGCTGGGGCTCACGCTCCTCGGCGTCTCGGTCGTGATCTTCCTGCTCGTGCGGCTGCTGCCGGGCGACGTGCTCGACGCCAGCTCGGGCGACACCGTCGCGGGGTCGAGCGAGGGGCGCGACGCGCTGCGCGAGGCGCTCGGTCTCGCCGACCCGCTGCCGGTCCAGTACTTCGACTGGATCAAGGGCCTCGTCACCGGCGACCTCGGCGTCTCGCTGCGCAGCGGCGAGCCGCTCGCCAACCTGCTCTCGACCGCGCTGCCGATGACGCTCGAGATCGTCCTGCTCGGCGTCGCGATAGCGCTGCTGGTCGGGATCCCGCTCGGCGTCCTGTCCGCCGTCCGCTCGGGCAGAGCGATCGACTACGTGGGCCGCGCGATCGGCATGATCGGCGTCTCGCTGCCGAGCTTCTGGCTCGCGACGCTGATGCTGCTGGTCACCTCCTCGGCGTTCGGCTGGGTGCCGTCGAGCACGTACATCAGCCCGTTCGAGGATCCGCTCGGGAACCTCGCCGCGCTGATCCTGCCGGCGCTCTGCATCTCGGTCTACATGCTCGCGCTCGTGATGCGGATGGTGCGCGCGACGATGCTCGAGGTGCTCGGCGAGGACTATGTGCGGACCGCCCGCGCGAAGGGCGCCGCGCCGCGCACCGTCGTCGTGCGACATGCGCTGCGCAACGCGCTGCTGCCGGTCATCACCGTCTCGGCGTTCGAGGTCGGCGTGCTGCTCGCGAGCACCGCGCTGATCGAGGTCGTGTTCGGGCTGCCGGGCCTCGGCAACCTGCTCGTGCAGGGGATCTTCAACCGCGATTACGCCGTGATCCAGACGGTCACGCTGCTGTTGGCGGCGACGTTCGTGCTGATGAACCTGATCGCCGACGTGCTCTACGCGCTGGTCGACCCGCGGGTGGAGCTGCGATGA